The genomic interval CTCATCTTCAGCGCGGGTGTTGGTAATCTTCCCTCCTCcctgcacgcacacgcacatgcacatgcacatgcacacacacacacacacacgcgcacacacacacacacacacacagtgtgtcatgTTGCGACTAAAACTGCACAacttttaaatttcaaaaacaaacaaacaaaatgaagacaaaacaataattcaCAGGCTTCTTCAAATCTGTAGttaaaaaagttacacactacagctttaaacacaagaattcattcatttctaaaagtaaaaatgtgtttaatgttcaCATTAAAGAACAGAATGTGAAGAGGGAAACTCACTCGTCtgtatcttcttcttcttcttcttcttcttcctcccacgCCGTGTGTCGTTCTGCTGGAGGACTCACAggtgtttgtgcttttgtttgcatgtttttgtttgtgttgttgtttatttctccTGAGCCTGCGACAGACGACCTCTTACTGGAGCCACTGTGGAGAGAAAAGGCAGCGATCAAATCAGTGACAACAGCAcatcaaaaacacagttttctgtcaattttgacacaaaaaacacagttttctgtcaatttagacacaaaaaacacagttttctgtcaatttagacacaaaaaacacagttttctgtcagtttagacacaaaaaatacagttttctgtcaatttagacacaataaatacagttttctgtcaatttagacacaaaaacagttttctgtCAGTTTAGACACAAAATACAGTTTTCTTGTCAGAttagacacaaaaaacacagttttcgTCAATTCTGTGACaatgtaaaaatacagttttcttGTCAGTTTAgacataacaaaaacacagtttctccGCCAgtctgtgacacaaaaacacagttttcctGGCCAATTtagacaacacaaaaacacagttttctgtcaatttagacataaaaaacacagttttcttgTCAGTTtagacaataaaaaacacagctttCGTCAATTTagacacaataaatacagttttctgtcaatttagacacaaaacacagttttcaataatttagacacaaaaacacagttttctgtcagtttagacacaaaaacacagctttcTGTCAATTTagacacaataaatacaattttctgtcaatttagacacaaaaaatacagttttctgTTCATTAAGACATAGCTGTCAATTTAGACACAACAATACAGTTTTCTGTTAATTTAGacaaaacacagtttctgtcaatttagacaataaaaacacagttttctgcCTGActtagacacaaaaaaaataccgttttctgttcatttagacacaaaactgttttttgtcaatttagacacaaaaaacacagttttctgttAATTTagatacaaaaaacacagttttctgtcaatttagacacaaaaaacacacacacacacacctgtgcaggTCCAGTGCCTCCACACAGGGCAAACTGTGGCTGTCTGGTTCCTgggagaggtcaaaggtcagacgAGGAGAGGTCGGGTCAGAGTCGGTGGCGTCCTCCGGCTCCCACAGAGCATTTTGCTGCGACCTCAGTTGACCCAGGTGACCTCTGGAGAAGTTGGCGCCCCAGGCGCGGCAGCGATACGACGAGGCCTGCCGACGCAGCGCCGTCACctggagacagaaaaacattgcaAACTCAACAAAGGCAATGCATTTCTGTTAAGTTGAGATTTTTGCAAAGGCCTTGTTCATAATTACatgaaatattgttatttttagagATGGTTTGTAATCgagtctcccacaccaaagcccatagagaaaatcactgattttagctggtggggacacaggagctgctggtctactgctgcctcgtgtggtcactttgtgtcactgaggtcaaccCAAATGTAGGATTTCTAATGCAGAagggacaaaataagacatttgaactcagtgatggaggcagcagtggatcaacaactcctgtgtgtgtgacgttaaaatcactgattttctctctgggctttggtgtgcgAGAAATAAAGTCTTAAATGAGTCTTTGGTTGAggaactaaatgtgtgtgtaactatgtgtccaaaaacaaacaaacaaaaagaaaaaaaaagtctgtttaatTTTGATATCATTTCTCCATGACGACTGTTGTCAGAAGAAGtttacaggaagtgacatcatgaCATTGACTTGTTCTCCATTCCAGTGACTCAGCGTTGTTTAAAATGCTGcaggtttcacacacacacaacagacacacacacacaacagacacacaacagactcacaacagacacacaacagacctacaaatgtatacaaaataattcacaacagacacacaacaacagacacacaacagacacacaacagacacacaacagacCTGAGGTTTGCTTCAGGTTCAGACAGAGGTTCAGCTTTAGAAAAAAACGGGTCGGGGGTAGTCCAGGATCTGGACTGGGGTCCAGATCCTGtgagactgaagtttgtaaatcactcactctcccacaccaaagcccatagagaaaatcactgattttaacgacacacacacacacacacacacacacacacacacacgagctgctgatccactgctgcctccatcactcagttcaaacgTGTTCAGTTGTGAATTCagcgtttgaaatcctttgttcagattctcctcagtgacacaaagtgaccacacgaggcagcagcagaccagcagctcctgtgtgctgtgatgttaaaaccactgattttctctatgggctttggtgtgggagagtgagtgagtttagaAACGTCTTCAAATGATTTACATTCAGCATGAAGGAGTTTACtaatcagtttgtgtgtgtgtgagagacacagagagagacagagagagagagagagagagagagagacagagagagagagagagacagagagagagacagagagacagagagagagagagacagagagagagagacagagagagagagagagagagaaagagacagagagagagacagagagagagagagagacagagtgtgtgtgttttgctcacGATGGAAAACCTGAGTGCTGAGTGTCAGCAGTAAAACCACAGAGCTTTATTTCAGGGAAACAACGCTTCATTAGTcagtttctctcacacacacacacacacacacacacacactaacctgaGGGGTGTGGCCGTCCGTGGCTCCGCCTTTCTCTGGTGTTCTGTCTGGAGGAGAGTGAAAGCTGGACTGATACTCTGTCAACTTcctgtcagacacacagacgACGCCATGAACacagtcactgtcacacactgtgacacgctgtaacacacacacacacacacacagaatcacacacCTGCGTCGTCTCTGCACCTGAAGAGGAGGGGACGTGACATCATCTGCAGGGCGGTGCTTCTTATGagactcctccctcctctttttATTGAtctgaaatgtttaaaacattCTTATACATGAATCATACAAatgtgcaacaaacacacacgtgcagaaagacactcacacacacacacaaagacacacactcacacacacacacaaagacactcacacacacacacgcagaaagacactcacacacacacacaaagacacacactcacacacacacacaaagacacacactcacacacaaagacactcacacacacacacactcacacacacacaaagacacacactcacacacacacacacaagacacacactcacacacaaagagaagacactcacacacacacacacaagaaagacactcacacacacacacgcacacactcacacacacacactcacacatcacacacacacacatgcagaaagacactcacacacacacaaacaaagacacacacacacaaagacacacacagacctaaagacacaaacacacacaaagacagacacacatacaaagacacatacacatacaaagacacacacacgaagacacacacacacacacaacaaagacacaaacacaacacacacacatatacaaagacagacacacatacaaagacacacacaaagacacacaccatGTACGTGTGAAACAATGGGATTCGCTGATATTCCAGATGTTTCCGGAGGCGGGGCCCAGTGGGAGGGGCCACGCCCTGGAAGCTGCGCCGATACTCGGTCTCCATGGGAACTGTGCTTTTCTTAAAGGGCGGGACAGCCCTGCTGCTGGAGTACATCACCTGCAGGGTCAAAGGttacaggtcacaggtcagcaGCAAGAGCAGCcataacatcaacatcatcaccGGTCACATGAATAACATCATAATGAACACTCTGCCTCCACCTGGTGGACGCAGAGCTGAACTGCAGTTTACCTTCTCTGCACTCAGTAAAGGTGAAGCTGAGGTCACAGGTTTCTTTGAGCTGTACTGCCTGTGGtactctgacctctgacctgcagaCCTAAGCCCCGCCCTCCACCGCAGAGCACGCTCCTCCTGCGGCACGGAGTTTCCCGTCAATCAAACCATGCGTTGTGTCGTGTGACACGCAGGTGTGAGGCGGCTCACCTGACTGGCCGACGGCCGCTGTTCGTCAGGTGCTGCTGATGTCAGAGGGCGGCCGGGCTGTGATTGGCGGTCAGGCTGAGTGGGGCGGGGCTTAGCTGAGGAAACAGAACAGTTAAAATCATGTTAATCAGTAAAGAGACAGTTCAGGCTTTTTAAAAGATAAGGTAAGTGTTACTTTAAAGGCatagttcaggttttcttcaaatGCAattgtatgaggcactgacacattcaCAGCTGtgctgtggcgccccctgctgctgagaaacagcctgaaactgaagtttgtaaaccactcactctcccacaccaaaccccatagagaaaaccagtgattttagctcacaaggacacaggagctgctggtctgctgctgcctcgtgtggtcactttgtgtcactgaggagaatctgaacaaaggatttctgatgcagaattcacaaaataagacatttggacttagtgatggaggcagcagtggatcaacaactcctgtgtgtgtgatgctaaaatca from Solea senegalensis isolate Sse05_10M unplaced genomic scaffold, IFAPA_SoseM_1 scf7180000014308, whole genome shotgun sequence carries:
- the mdm1 gene encoding nuclear protein MDM1 isoform X3; the protein is MMTQQRRRHDSPLQGISREPGLQRRRKLNLHGLTRSCSSLLGPSQLQRPLLEPTDAAHRNGPSAPRDDDKPSNRHSTSLQTAPPAPPAPPAEPEAPVQLETPAGPRPTMEAEPGSAGKSAKPRPTQPDRQSQPGRPLTSAAPDEQRPSASQEERALRWRAGLRSAGQRSEYHRQYSSKKPVTSASPLLSAEKVMYSSSRAVPPFKKSTVPMETEYRRSFQGVAPPTGPRLRKHLEYQRIPLFHTYMINKKRREESHKKHRPADDVTSPPLQVQRRRRKLTEYQSSFHSPPDRTPEKGGATDGHTPQVTALRRQASSYRCRAWGANFSRGHLGQLRSQQNALWEPEDATDSDPTSPRLTFDLSQEPDSHSLPCVEALDLHSGSSKRSSVAGSGEINNNTNKNMQTKAQTPVSPPAERHTAWEEEEEEEEEDTDEEEGRLPTPALKMRPVQRTHHDLTTPTTAGGAILVGKQRCGSAVSMATWPDPAVRKIEAWPENDHSLCPSPGPSPDHKLALKPVRVKQTPPPPVAPPPLVTPALHGIQGKLRSADFQHNGDLGLRFRERPCSGGAFVSDEDDRLSVMSWRSAASFSAASGVLERALKRRENFWGKR
- the mdm1 gene encoding nuclear protein MDM1 isoform X2, with the protein product MTVRFKGRSEYQRSFGVSRSRSASPHRCHPVAGLRSDQNCISREPGLQRRRKLNLHGLTRSCSSLLGPSQLQRPLLEPTDAAHRNGPSAPRDDDKPSNRHSTSLQTAPPAPPAPPAEPEAPVQLETPAGPRPTMEAEPGSAGKSAKPRPTQPDRQSQPGRPLTSAAPDEQRPSASQEERALRWRAGLRSAGQRSEYHRQYSSKKPVTSASPLLSAEKVMYSSSRAVPPFKKSTVPMETEYRRSFQGVAPPTGPRLRKHLEYQRIPLFHTYMINKKRREESHKKHRPADDVTSPPLQVQRRRRKLTEYQSSFHSPPDRTPEKGGATDGHTPQVTALRRQASSYRCRAWGANFSRGHLGQLRSQQNALWEPEDATDSDPTSPRLTFDLSQEPDSHSLPCVEALDLHSGSSKRSSVAGSGEINNNTNKNMQTKAQTPVSPPAERHTAWEEEEEEEEEDTDEEEGRLPTPALKMRPVQRTHHDLTTPTTGGAILVGKQRCGSAVSMATWPDPAVRKIEAWPENDHSLCPSPGPSPDHKLALKPVRVKQTPPPPVAPPPLVTPALHGIQGKLRSADFQHNGDLGLRFRERPCSGGAFVSDEDDRLSVMSWRSAASFSAASGVLERALKRRENFWGKR
- the mdm1 gene encoding nuclear protein MDM1 isoform X1, whose amino-acid sequence is MTVRFKGRSEYQRSFGVSRSRSASPHRCHPVAGLRSDQNCISREPGLQRRRKLNLHGLTRSCSSLLGPSQLQRPLLEPTDAAHRNGPSAPRDDDKPSNRHSTSLQTAPPAPPAPPAEPEAPVQLETPAGPRPTMEAEPGSAGKSAKPRPTQPDRQSQPGRPLTSAAPDEQRPSASQEERALRWRAGLRSAGQRSEYHRQYSSKKPVTSASPLLSAEKVMYSSSRAVPPFKKSTVPMETEYRRSFQGVAPPTGPRLRKHLEYQRIPLFHTYMINKKRREESHKKHRPADDVTSPPLQVQRRRRKLTEYQSSFHSPPDRTPEKGGATDGHTPQVTALRRQASSYRCRAWGANFSRGHLGQLRSQQNALWEPEDATDSDPTSPRLTFDLSQEPDSHSLPCVEALDLHSGSSKRSSVAGSGEINNNTNKNMQTKAQTPVSPPAERHTAWEEEEEEEEEDTDEEEGRLPTPALKMRPVQRTHHDLTTPTTAGGAILVGKQRCGSAVSMATWPDPAVRKIEAWPENDHSLCPSPGPSPDHKLALKPVRVKQTPPPPVAPPPLVTPALHGIQGKLRSADFQHNGDLGLRFRERPCSGGAFVSDEDDRLSVMSWRSAASFSAASGVLERALKRRENFWGKR